A window of Stenotrophomonas indicatrix genomic DNA:
GATCTGGCCGATGTCCGCGGGCAGGCGCTCGCACGCCGAGCGTTGGAGGTGGCCGCCGCCGGTGGCCATCATCTGTTGCTGATCGGCAGCCCCGGCTGCGGCAAGACCCTGCTGGCCTCGCGCCTGCCCAGCCTGCTGCCGGATAGCGAAGAGATCGATGCCCTGCAGTTGGCGGCCATCACCTCGGTCAGCGGCGAAGGACTGGACCCGAAGCGTTGGCGACAGCGGCCGTTCCGCGCGCCGCACCACAGTGCGAGCGCTGCGGCTTTGGTGGGGGGCGGCAATCCGCCCTGCCCCGGCGAAATCTCGCTGGCGCACCACGGCGTGCTGTTCCTGGATGAACTGCCGGAGTGGAACCGCAGTGCGCTGGAAACCCTGCGCGAGCCACTGGAGTCCGGCCACATCCGCATCTCCCGCGCAGCGCGCAGCGTGGTCTACCCGGCACGCTTCCAACTGGTGGCGGCGATGAACCCGTGTCCCTGTGGCTGGGCCGGCGACCGCAGCAACCGCTGCCTGTGCAGCGACGAGCGCATCACCCGCTACCGCGCACGGGTATCGGGCCCGTTGCTGGACCGCATCGACCTGCACATCAACGTGAGCCGCATGGATGCGGTGGAGCTTCGCGAGAGCACGCCGCTGGGCGAGCCCAGCGCCAGCGTACGTTCGCGGGTGGAAGCGGCACATGCGCGGCAACAGGCGCGCGGTGGCCTCAACGCGCACCTGCCGCCTGCTGCCCTGCGCGCGTGCACGCGCTTGAGCGAAGCCGACCAGGACCTGCTGGAACAAGCCATCGAGCGCCTGCAGCTGTCGGCGCGGGCGATGCATCGCATCCTGCGCGTGGCACGCACCATTGCCGATCTTGCCGAAAGCGAGACCATCCAGACCACACACTTGGCCGAGGCCGTTGGCTACCGGCAGCTGGACCGGGGCAAGCCAGGTGCATAGCACTCTGTTGCATGCACGAAGGAATCAGATTCATCTGATATCTGCCATGCCACCTGCGCCCTGACCATTTCCGCGAGCCCATACACAAGGAGACGCGGTTTTGCTCAGGATGCTCATCATGGGCGGGCAGGAGGCCGCCCGTCAGCGGATATCACGGACGATAGGACGGCGCGGCCTGATCCGCATGGAATCGATCTACAGCGTGGACAGCGGCCTGTCGGTGCTGGAATGGCGCAACTACGACCTGGTGGGAACGTTCCTTGCGGCCGGCCTCGGCACGCGCCTGCAGGAATCGTTCGTGCTGCGCGATGCGAAGGTGCAGCTGGTGCTGTTCGGCATGGGGCTGAGCGAGGAAGTCGCCAGTATCCGCCTGCGCCTGCGCGCGCAGGGCCTGCCGTCGCCGATTCTGGTCCGGACCGACTTTGACAGCTACGACGAGTCGCTGTTCTGGCGATCGCTGACGTCGCACATGATCCTGCCGTCGGTACTGGAGGGCACTGGCCCCCTCCCCGCCGTGGGCGACGCGTGCGACCATGCAGGACCCAGTCCCTAGCGGTGCCTGTCTTGCCAGGTGCCCGCCCAGCCATACATGAGCACTCCCCAGCCGCCGCACCTGCCGACCTCCGATGCATCCACTCCGCTGATACCTGCGGCAACCGGCGGCGGCGGGCCTCTGGGTGAAACGAAGATGCGCGAAATCGCGGTGCGGATCTCGCAGTACTTCCGCGATTTCCTTGAATCGGATTTCAAGCGCGCGCAGGCACCGCGGCGCCGCATCGTGCTTACCAGCGATTCCGGCTTCCGCGCGGGCATGCGCACCGCGCCGTATCCGGCGTTGGACAAGGAGCTGTGGAAGCTGCTCAGCCGGCCCTCCGGCGAGGAGCTTTCGTTCACCATCGGCCCGCGCAGCTATACCCGGCCGATCAGCGCGACGCTGCGCCGCATCGTCGAAGAACAAGTGAACGCCATCACCGAGACCGCCATCGCCACGGTGCGCGTGGCCGTGCTGGACAAGGCGCGCGCCAGCATGGCCGGTGCACTGGAAGACCCGGAAGCCTGGGTGGAATCGGTGCAGGGCACCCTGGTGGATGCGATGTGCGTGCAGGTGGTGCGGCCGCTGATCGCGCATCTGGCCGGCCCACTGCAGGGCCAGGCGTACTGGGTGATGGATTCGCTGCACGCGGCCGAGTCGGATCTGGTCACCCGCTCCGTTGTGGATCTGCACCAGACGCTGCCGGAGGTGCTGGCGCGCTTGCTGGCCACCGGTGATGAACTGCCGCTGCAGCAGGCCTGCGAGCACCAGCTGACCCGCGACGGCACGATCAGCGCGCTGATGGCGTTCTTCGAGAACTTCGTGGCGGCCGACGCCTTCCATGAGTTCCGCGACCTGGAAACCTATGTCGCCACCGGCGATGGTCTGCAGCTGTATCTCTACGTGGGCACGCTCAAGTACGCGGGGGTGCAGTACCCGGTGTTCTACCTGCCGCTGGACGTGGTGCGGGCCAAGGATGGTTCGGGTTACACCCTGACCCTCAGCAACCGCCTGTTCGCCAACCGCCGCGCGATCGACTTCGTGCTGCAGGAACTGGCCGTGGGCATGGCCCGCGAGTGGGTGTCGCCGATCCAGGAGCGCATCCAGTACCTCGACCCGGCACAGAGCCTGTTCGAAGTGGCGGCGTCGCTGTTCCGGCAGGTGGCCAACGCGGTGGATCTGGGCGGCGACGTCTCGCTTTCCTCGTCTGCCAGCGAGGCATCCACCGCCACCGTTGCGCTGTCGCCTGCCCTGCACCTGGCTGCGTTCGAGCGCGCCGACGAGGCGCTGTTGAATGATTTCGAGGAGATCATCGACCAGGCCCGCAATGGGGGGTCGAAGCTGGTGGATCTGTTCCACGGCATGGTGGAAGGCGTGCTGATGCGCAACCCCGAGCCGATCGGGGAACGGGTGGAATCGGCCTGGGATGCGCTGCCGCTGGTGGAGCGCATGGTGTTCGATTCGCCCATTCCGCTGAACGAGGAACAGCGCAAGATCCTGCTGGCCGTGCGCGAGCCACAGGGCCGCATCGTGGTGGTCGAAGGCCCGCCCGGCACCGGCAAGTCGCACACCATCACCGCCATCGCCGCCGACTGCGCCTTCAACAAGAAGAGCTGCCTGGTGCTGTCGGACAAGACCGAAGCGCTGGACGTGGTGTACGACAAGCTGTCCGATGCGATGAGCCGGGTTCGCCATGATCGCGATTTCCCCAACCCGATCCTGCGGCTGGGCCAGCAGGCGGCCAACTTCAAGCGCCTGACTTCCACCGGCACGATCAGCCAGATTTCGGCCTTCGCCAAGGCGATGAAAGCCAACCAGCCCGCCCTTGAGAGCGAGCGCCAGGACACGGCGCAGACACTGCGGCAGGCCATCTCCACTACCGTGCAGACGCTGGGGCGTGTATCGCTTGCTGCAGTGAAGACCATGCACGAGCAGGAAGCGGCGCTGGGCGAGCGCGCCCCCGCGGTGCTGCAGCAGGTACACGCGGTGATGGATGCCAACGTGCTGTCCGAGCTGGAAGCGGTGACCGCGCAGGCGGATGCATTGGAAGCCTATCTTGCCGACCTGTTCGGCAGCACCGACTACACGCCGGCCTCACTGGACGAACGTATCCGCCGCGATGCGGTGACCACCGCCTTCCTCGCCGACCGACCGGTTAACGGCTGGGCGCTGTTCGAGTCGTTGGATGCCGAGCAGATACGGCTGCTGGGCACGCTGTTGCTGCAGTACCAGCAGCTGAAGATGCCGCTGCTGGGCTATCTGCTGCGTGGCAATGCGGTGCGCGGGCTGGAGCTTCAGCTCAACCAGCTCGGCACCACCCGCCCGCTGCTGCTCAAGCAGGATGCAGCTGCCCTGCAGGACATCGTGCAGGGCGCAAACGCGCTGCGCATGAAGCTGGAGGCCGAAGGCCTGGGCACGCAGCTGCCGGCCAGCTATCGGCAGATCGCCCACGGCGCCGCGCCGGGCCCGGGTGCGGCGGTTGCACGGCAGGCGATGACCCTGCTGGCGCGGCTCAATCCGGCCATCGTCGAGGCCCTGCTGGCCGAGCCGAAGGACGACCCCGCACTGTGGGCGCTGACCCTGCGCTTCCTGCAGGGCTGGATGGCCACGCGCAAGGCCTTCGTCGACGCGCCGCAGTACGACTATGTGGGCACCAAGACCAAGCTGGAGCGCCTGAACACCTCGGTGATGAATGCCCATGTGGATGGGCGCCTGATCAGCTTCATGGATCATCACCGCGCCGATGCGCGGGCGTTGGCGGGCGTGATCGCCAACCGGCAGAAATTCCCGGTGGACAAGTTCGAGAGCGTGCGCGAGTCGTTCCCGGTGATGATCGCCAGCATCCGCGAGTTCGGCGAATACATGCCGCTGGCACCGGACCTGTTCGACGTACTGGTGATCGACGAAGGCTCGCAGGTCTCGGTGGCGCAGGCGCTGCCGGCGCTGCTGCGCGCGCGCAAGGTGGTGGTACTGGGCGATTCCAAGCAGTTTTCCAACGTCAAGGCCGCCAACGCCAGCATCGCGCTGAACGACAAGTACCGCTCGGACCTGGTCAACTATTTCCGCACCAACGTCAGCCAGCAGGCCGACGTGCTGGAGCGGTTGGCCATGTTCGATGTGAAGCGCTCGGTGCTGGAGTTCTGCTCGCTCTCGGCCTCGTACTCGGTGATGCTGCGCAAGCATTTCCGCAGCTATGCGGAACTGATCGGGTTCTCGTCCTCCACCTTCTACAACCACCAGCTGCAGGCGCTGAAGATCCGCAGCCGGCCGCTGCAGGAGGTGATCCGCTTCAGCCAGGTCGATGCCAGTGGGCACCGCACCAGCCGCAGCACCAACGACGCCGAAGCGGCGTTCATTGCCGAGCGCCTGGTGGAACTGCTGGATACGGACGCGCCGCCCACGGTCGGCATCATCACGCCGTTCCGCGAGCAGCAGACGCTGTTGTCCAAGACGCTGTTCAACCATCCGCGCGGCCGCGAGTTCGAAGGGCGGCTTCGCCTGAAGGTGATGACGGTCGACTCCTGCCAGGGTGAGGAACGCGGACTGATCTTCTATTCGATGGTGGCGACCGCCGGCCAGGATGCGCTGAACTACATCTTCCCGGTCAGCCTTAGCGGCGCGGTGGATGCGGTGGAAGACAAGCTGAAAGTGCAGCGTCTGAATGTCGGCTTCTCCCGTGCGCAGGAGGCGATCTGGTTCGTACATTCGATGCCGGTGGATGCGTTCCGCGGCGCGATTGGCCATGCGCTGCGTTACTACGCCAGCCAGCTGGACCGCCCCGCGCCCGACGCCGCGCAGACCGATGCGCGCAGCCCGATGGAATCGAAGGTGCTGCAGTGGCTGCGGCAGACGCCGTTCGTGCTTGCCCATGGTGATGCGGTCGAGATCATTCCGCAGTTCCCGGTGGGTGACTACCTGCGCCAGCTCGACCCGACCTATCAGCACCCGGCGTGGCGGGTGGACTTCCTGGTGACCGTGCAGACCGTGCGCGGCGCGCTGCAGATCGTGATCGAGTACGACGGCTTCGAATTCCATTTCCGCCGCGACAAGCCGGTGCATGTGGGCAACCACGAGCGCTATCTGGTGGAGGCTGATGTCGAGCGCCAGCTGACCCTGGAAAGCTACGGCTACCGCTTCCTGCGCATCAACCGGTTCAACCTCGGCAGCGACCCGGTGCAGACACTGTCCGACCGGCTCTATCGCCTGATTGAAGTGGCCGGCACGGAGATCCGCTCGGCAGCGGTCGACCAGGTGATCGAGCAGGTGCAGGGGCTGGAATCGAAGGAGAAGAAAGTCTGCAGCCGCTGTGGGCAGATCCGCAGCCAGGAAGAGTTCTTCGACCCTGACCTGCGCGCCGGTGCCGGCGGGGTGGGACGGATCTGCATGCCCTGCAAGGCGGGCTAGGCGGTGCTGCCGGGTGCCAGCGTGCGCACGGCCACCGCCGCCAGCCTGCGGCTGACCAGCGTGTAGAGTTCTTCCAGTTCGGCCGCGCGCGCGTCGGTCATGTTGGTACCGAACAGTACCCGCGACAGCGCCGCCTTGTGGGTGTCGGCGGGATAGCGCGCCCGCGCCCGGTACACGGCCTGCAGCACCAGCCAGGCCAGGCGGAACCCGCCCCCGGGCAGGGGGCGGACTACGCGGTCATAGACCTGCCAGAACTGGTATTCGGCCTGCAGGTCGACCGCCGGTGCTGCGAACGGCACCGGACGCGCACGTCCATGGGCGCGCCTGCGAACCGGAGGGAAACGGGGGTTGTGCTGTGCCATGCCTACAGGATGACCCAGCAACATTGTGGGAACCTTGCGTTGGTGCCGGAATATCAGTGCTGATTGTGCAAAGTGCGGCGGATGGCCCGCTTGGGTGTAGCGATTCCGCCGGGCATGGCCCGGCGCTACCGGATTGCGTGCAGCGAAGGGCCACGCTTGGGTAGATGCCAACCTTGGTTGGCAAGGCGCGTCGGCGCCGGAGGGATTTCGCCGGGCATGGCCCGGCGCTACCA
This region includes:
- a CDS encoding YifB family Mg chelatase-like AAA ATPase: MSLALVHSRARAGVDAPLVRIEVHLSGGLPVTQIVGLAETSVRESRERVRAALLCARFDFPQRRITLNLAPADLPKEGGRYDLAIALGILAASGQVDPQSLLQYEFIGELGLTGELRPVSGALPAAIAAAEAGRILIVPPGNAAEAALAQHADVRVARTLLECCAGLGNPRLLPQVERVDTTPLPLPDLADVRGQALARRALEVAAAGGHHLLLIGSPGCGKTLLASRLPSLLPDSEEIDALQLAAITSVSGEGLDPKRWRQRPFRAPHHSASAAALVGGGNPPCPGEISLAHHGVLFLDELPEWNRSALETLREPLESGHIRISRAARSVVYPARFQLVAAMNPCPCGWAGDRSNRCLCSDERITRYRARVSGPLLDRIDLHINVSRMDAVELRESTPLGEPSASVRSRVEAAHARQQARGGLNAHLPPAALRACTRLSEADQDLLEQAIERLQLSARAMHRILRVARTIADLAESETIQTTHLAEAVGYRQLDRGKPGA
- a CDS encoding AAA domain-containing protein, with amino-acid sequence MSTPQPPHLPTSDASTPLIPAATGGGGPLGETKMREIAVRISQYFRDFLESDFKRAQAPRRRIVLTSDSGFRAGMRTAPYPALDKELWKLLSRPSGEELSFTIGPRSYTRPISATLRRIVEEQVNAITETAIATVRVAVLDKARASMAGALEDPEAWVESVQGTLVDAMCVQVVRPLIAHLAGPLQGQAYWVMDSLHAAESDLVTRSVVDLHQTLPEVLARLLATGDELPLQQACEHQLTRDGTISALMAFFENFVAADAFHEFRDLETYVATGDGLQLYLYVGTLKYAGVQYPVFYLPLDVVRAKDGSGYTLTLSNRLFANRRAIDFVLQELAVGMAREWVSPIQERIQYLDPAQSLFEVAASLFRQVANAVDLGGDVSLSSSASEASTATVALSPALHLAAFERADEALLNDFEEIIDQARNGGSKLVDLFHGMVEGVLMRNPEPIGERVESAWDALPLVERMVFDSPIPLNEEQRKILLAVREPQGRIVVVEGPPGTGKSHTITAIAADCAFNKKSCLVLSDKTEALDVVYDKLSDAMSRVRHDRDFPNPILRLGQQAANFKRLTSTGTISQISAFAKAMKANQPALESERQDTAQTLRQAISTTVQTLGRVSLAAVKTMHEQEAALGERAPAVLQQVHAVMDANVLSELEAVTAQADALEAYLADLFGSTDYTPASLDERIRRDAVTTAFLADRPVNGWALFESLDAEQIRLLGTLLLQYQQLKMPLLGYLLRGNAVRGLELQLNQLGTTRPLLLKQDAAALQDIVQGANALRMKLEAEGLGTQLPASYRQIAHGAAPGPGAAVARQAMTLLARLNPAIVEALLAEPKDDPALWALTLRFLQGWMATRKAFVDAPQYDYVGTKTKLERLNTSVMNAHVDGRLISFMDHHRADARALAGVIANRQKFPVDKFESVRESFPVMIASIREFGEYMPLAPDLFDVLVIDEGSQVSVAQALPALLRARKVVVLGDSKQFSNVKAANASIALNDKYRSDLVNYFRTNVSQQADVLERLAMFDVKRSVLEFCSLSASYSVMLRKHFRSYAELIGFSSSTFYNHQLQALKIRSRPLQEVIRFSQVDASGHRTSRSTNDAEAAFIAERLVELLDTDAPPTVGIITPFREQQTLLSKTLFNHPRGREFEGRLRLKVMTVDSCQGEERGLIFYSMVATAGQDALNYIFPVSLSGAVDAVEDKLKVQRLNVGFSRAQEAIWFVHSMPVDAFRGAIGHALRYYASQLDRPAPDAAQTDARSPMESKVLQWLRQTPFVLAHGDAVEIIPQFPVGDYLRQLDPTYQHPAWRVDFLVTVQTVRGALQIVIEYDGFEFHFRRDKPVHVGNHERYLVEADVERQLTLESYGYRFLRINRFNLGSDPVQTLSDRLYRLIEVAGTEIRSAAVDQVIEQVQGLESKEKKVCSRCGQIRSQEEFFDPDLRAGAGGVGRICMPCKAG